The Sciurus carolinensis chromosome 18, mSciCar1.2, whole genome shotgun sequence genome contains a region encoding:
- the Hsd3b7 gene encoding 3 beta-hydroxysteroid dehydrogenase type 7 isoform X1, producing MAESAQAPELVYLVTGGCGFLGEHVVRMLLEREPRLRELRIFDLHLSPWLEELKTGTVQVTAIQGDVTQAQEVKAAVAGAHVVIHTAGLVDVFGRASPETIHKVNVWGTKNVIEACVQTGTQFLVYTSSMEVVGPNIKGHPFYRGNEDTPYEAVHKHPYPCSKALAERLVLEANGKKVRGGLPLVTCALRPTGIYGEGHQIMRDFYRQGLRLGGRLFRAIPASVEHGRVYVGNVAWMHVLVARELEQRAALLGGQVYFCYDKSPYKSYEDFNMEFLGPCGLRLVGTRPLLPYWLLVLLAALNALLQWLLRPLLLYAPLLNPYTLAVANTTFTVSTNKAQRHFGYEPLFSWEESRTRTILWVQAMEGSAQ from the exons ATGGCAGAATCTGCACAGGCCCCGGAGCTGGTGTACCTGGTCACAGGTGGCTGTGGCTTCCTGGGGGAGCATGTGGTGCGAATGCTGCTGGAGCGGGAGCCAAGGCTCCGGGAGCTGCGAATCTTTGACCTGCACTTGAGTCCCTGGCTAGAAGAGCTGAAGACAG GGACCGTGCAGGTGACTGCCATCCAGGGAGATGTGACGCAGGCCCAGGAGGTGAAAGCAGCTGTGGCTGGAGCCCATGTGGTCATCCATACAGCTGGGCTGGTGGATGTGTTTGGGAGGGCCAGTCCTGAGACCATCCACAAGGTCAACGTGTGGG gcaCGAAGAATGTGATCGAGGCTTGTGTACAGACTGGAACTCAGTTCCTGGTCTACACGAGCAGCATGGAAGTTGTGGGACCTAATATCAAAGGCCACCCTTTTTACAG GGGCAACGAGGACACCCCATATGAGGCAGTACACAAGCACCCCTATCCTTGCAGCAAGGCCCTAGCCGAGCGCCTGGTCTTGGAGGCCAATGGAAAGAAG GTCCGAGGGGGGCTGCCTCTGGTGACATGTGCCCTGCGTCCCACGGGCATCTATGGTGAAGGCCATCAGATCATGAGGGATTTCTACCGCCAGGGCCTGCGTCTGGGGGGTCGACTCTTCCGGGCCATCCCAGCTTCTGTGGAGCATGGTCGGGTCTATGTGG GCAATGTGGCCTGGATGCATGTGCTGGTGGCCCGGGAGCTGGAGCAGCGGGCAGCACTCCTAGGTGGCCAAGTGTACTTCTGCTATGACAAGTCACCCTATAAGAGCTACGAGGACTTTAACATGGAGTTCCTGGGCCCCTGCGGATTGCGTCTGGTGGGCACCCGCCCACTGCTGCCCTACTGGCTGCTGGTGCTTCTAGCTGCCCTCAATGCCTTGCTGCAATGGTTGCTGCGCCCACTGCTACTCTATGCACCTCTACTGAACCCCTACACACTGGCTGTGGCCAACACTACCTTCACCGTCAGCACCAACAAAGCACAGCGCCATTTTGGCTATGAGCCTCTGTTCTCATGGGAGGAAAGCAGAACCCGCACCATTCTCTGGGTGCAGGCCATGGAGGGGTCAGCCCAGTGA
- the Hsd3b7 gene encoding 3 beta-hydroxysteroid dehydrogenase type 7 isoform X3, whose protein sequence is MAESAQAPELVYLVTGGCGFLGEHVVRMLLEREPRLRELRIFDLHLSPWLEELKTGTVQVTAIQGDVTQAQEVKAAVAGAHVVIHTAGLVDVFGRASPETIHKVNVWGTKNVIEACVQTGTQFLVYTSSMEVVGPNIKGHPFYRGNEDTPYEAVHKHPYPCSKALAERLVLEANGKKGLRLGGRLFRAIPASVEHGRVYVGNVAWMHVLVARELEQRAALLGGQVYFCYDKSPYKSYEDFNMEFLGPCGLRLVGTRPLLPYWLLVLLAALNALLQWLLRPLLLYAPLLNPYTLAVANTTFTVSTNKAQRHFGYEPLFSWEESRTRTILWVQAMEGSAQ, encoded by the exons ATGGCAGAATCTGCACAGGCCCCGGAGCTGGTGTACCTGGTCACAGGTGGCTGTGGCTTCCTGGGGGAGCATGTGGTGCGAATGCTGCTGGAGCGGGAGCCAAGGCTCCGGGAGCTGCGAATCTTTGACCTGCACTTGAGTCCCTGGCTAGAAGAGCTGAAGACAG GGACCGTGCAGGTGACTGCCATCCAGGGAGATGTGACGCAGGCCCAGGAGGTGAAAGCAGCTGTGGCTGGAGCCCATGTGGTCATCCATACAGCTGGGCTGGTGGATGTGTTTGGGAGGGCCAGTCCTGAGACCATCCACAAGGTCAACGTGTGGG gcaCGAAGAATGTGATCGAGGCTTGTGTACAGACTGGAACTCAGTTCCTGGTCTACACGAGCAGCATGGAAGTTGTGGGACCTAATATCAAAGGCCACCCTTTTTACAG GGGCAACGAGGACACCCCATATGAGGCAGTACACAAGCACCCCTATCCTTGCAGCAAGGCCCTAGCCGAGCGCCTGGTCTTGGAGGCCAATGGAAAGAAG GGCCTGCGTCTGGGGGGTCGACTCTTCCGGGCCATCCCAGCTTCTGTGGAGCATGGTCGGGTCTATGTGG GCAATGTGGCCTGGATGCATGTGCTGGTGGCCCGGGAGCTGGAGCAGCGGGCAGCACTCCTAGGTGGCCAAGTGTACTTCTGCTATGACAAGTCACCCTATAAGAGCTACGAGGACTTTAACATGGAGTTCCTGGGCCCCTGCGGATTGCGTCTGGTGGGCACCCGCCCACTGCTGCCCTACTGGCTGCTGGTGCTTCTAGCTGCCCTCAATGCCTTGCTGCAATGGTTGCTGCGCCCACTGCTACTCTATGCACCTCTACTGAACCCCTACACACTGGCTGTGGCCAACACTACCTTCACCGTCAGCACCAACAAAGCACAGCGCCATTTTGGCTATGAGCCTCTGTTCTCATGGGAGGAAAGCAGAACCCGCACCATTCTCTGGGTGCAGGCCATGGAGGGGTCAGCCCAGTGA
- the Hsd3b7 gene encoding 3 beta-hydroxysteroid dehydrogenase type 7 isoform X2 — protein sequence MAESAQAPELVYLVTGGCGFLGEHVVRMLLEREPRLRELRIFDLHLSPWLEELKTGTVQVTAIQGDVTQAQEVKAAVAGAHVVIHTAGLVDVFGRASPETIHKVNVWGTKNVIEACVQTGTQFLVYTSSMEVVGPNIKGHPFYSKALAERLVLEANGKKVRGGLPLVTCALRPTGIYGEGHQIMRDFYRQGLRLGGRLFRAIPASVEHGRVYVGNVAWMHVLVARELEQRAALLGGQVYFCYDKSPYKSYEDFNMEFLGPCGLRLVGTRPLLPYWLLVLLAALNALLQWLLRPLLLYAPLLNPYTLAVANTTFTVSTNKAQRHFGYEPLFSWEESRTRTILWVQAMEGSAQ from the exons ATGGCAGAATCTGCACAGGCCCCGGAGCTGGTGTACCTGGTCACAGGTGGCTGTGGCTTCCTGGGGGAGCATGTGGTGCGAATGCTGCTGGAGCGGGAGCCAAGGCTCCGGGAGCTGCGAATCTTTGACCTGCACTTGAGTCCCTGGCTAGAAGAGCTGAAGACAG GGACCGTGCAGGTGACTGCCATCCAGGGAGATGTGACGCAGGCCCAGGAGGTGAAAGCAGCTGTGGCTGGAGCCCATGTGGTCATCCATACAGCTGGGCTGGTGGATGTGTTTGGGAGGGCCAGTCCTGAGACCATCCACAAGGTCAACGTGTGGG gcaCGAAGAATGTGATCGAGGCTTGTGTACAGACTGGAACTCAGTTCCTGGTCTACACGAGCAGCATGGAAGTTGTGGGACCTAATATCAAAGGCCACCCTTTTTACAG CAAGGCCCTAGCCGAGCGCCTGGTCTTGGAGGCCAATGGAAAGAAG GTCCGAGGGGGGCTGCCTCTGGTGACATGTGCCCTGCGTCCCACGGGCATCTATGGTGAAGGCCATCAGATCATGAGGGATTTCTACCGCCAGGGCCTGCGTCTGGGGGGTCGACTCTTCCGGGCCATCCCAGCTTCTGTGGAGCATGGTCGGGTCTATGTGG GCAATGTGGCCTGGATGCATGTGCTGGTGGCCCGGGAGCTGGAGCAGCGGGCAGCACTCCTAGGTGGCCAAGTGTACTTCTGCTATGACAAGTCACCCTATAAGAGCTACGAGGACTTTAACATGGAGTTCCTGGGCCCCTGCGGATTGCGTCTGGTGGGCACCCGCCCACTGCTGCCCTACTGGCTGCTGGTGCTTCTAGCTGCCCTCAATGCCTTGCTGCAATGGTTGCTGCGCCCACTGCTACTCTATGCACCTCTACTGAACCCCTACACACTGGCTGTGGCCAACACTACCTTCACCGTCAGCACCAACAAAGCACAGCGCCATTTTGGCTATGAGCCTCTGTTCTCATGGGAGGAAAGCAGAACCCGCACCATTCTCTGGGTGCAGGCCATGGAGGGGTCAGCCCAGTGA